Genomic segment of Candidatus Neomarinimicrobiota bacterium:
GTTTGTGGACAGGAGGGACTCCCATCTGTACAACACTGCGGTGGTTGTCCAGGATGGGAAATATGTGGCCAAGTATGACAAGGTGTTGTTGCCCACGTACGACGTATTCGATGAGGATCGCTATTTCGAGTCGGGCAAGGATTGCACACCTGTTTCGATCATGCTGTCAGAGAATGAAGTGAGAGTTGGACTTCAGATCTGTGAGGATCTCTGGGATGCAGACTATGAACGCAAGGTGACGGATGAGATGGTAAAGGCGGGTGCCGAGATAGTCATCAATATTTCCGCATCGCCCTTCAGTGAGGGAAAGGGTCTTGAGCGGATGGAGCTCATTAGGTCGAAGGTCGACAGTCTGGGTGTCCCGTTTCTCTACTGCAATATGGTGGGGGCACAGGACGAGTTGGTGTTCGATGGACACTCCGTGGCGTACGACAGGAAGGCAAATCTTATTGCCGAAGGTGTGCAGTTTGAAGAGGAAATCGTAATCGTCGACTTGGATAACACGACCGAACGACCTGTGGAACCGTTGCCTTACAGACGTGAGAAGGAACTGTTCGACGGTCTCGTCCTTGGTGTCCGTGACTATTTCCGAAAGACGGGCCACCGTGAATGCGTGATAGGGTTGAGCGGTGGAATCGATTCCGCCCTCACGGCCTGTATCGCCACGGAAGCTCTCGGGAGGGAAAACGTCACCTGCGTTTCCATGCCATCGCCGTTCAATTCGAAAGAAGGAATTGACGATCTGGAGCGACTTGCGAAGAATCTGGGTGTGAAACTCACCACCATACGAATTGATCACCTGATGGCTCAATACGAGACTGCTCTGCGCAAGGAATTCGAAGGTATGCGGACGGATATTGCCGAACAGAATATTCAGGCCAGAATCCGGGGGAATATTCTGATGGCGATATCGAACAAGTTGGGAAGTCTCGTCCTCTCCACAGGGAATAAGACGGAATTGGCACTGGGCTACTGCACCCTGTACGGTGATATGAGTGGGGGATTGGCGGCCATTAACGACCTGAGCAAGAGCGACGTCTACGCTGTCGCATCGTGGTACAACGAGCATACGGGAAATGAGATCATACCACCGAGGATACTGGAAAAAACGCCCTCAGCCGAGCTGGCAGAAAGCCAGGTGGACCCTTTCAACTATGACGTTGTCAGTCCTCTGGTGGATGAGATTGTTGAGCATCATCGAAACAAGACCGAGCTGGTCAAGATGGGTTACGATCCCGTTCTGGTGGACAGGATCAATGAACTGCTCCGCCGAGCCGAATTCAAGCGTCGCCAGGCCGCTCCCGGACTGAGAGTGACTTCGAAAGCCTTTGGAATAGGAAGACGGTATCCCATTGTGAATCACTTCAAACAGGAGTAGTACATTGAAACGGCTTCTTCTTTTCATTGTCACGGTTTTCATATCCTGTCCGAATGGCCAGGACACCAGCCACCGGGATTTCTGGGAATCCCTCGACGCGAATGAGCGAATTGCATTTGTCGAAGGGGTCTATTCGGGCCTTGGTGAGAGTCTCAAGGTAATGAATGAAGAAGCCATGCGGCAGCGGAAGCAAGATCGGTTCTGGGTTCCCCCTTTTGTACATGAACATTCCGCCCGGACGCTGAGGGAGTATTTTCCCGTTGATCAGGATCTTGATTATACCCTTGTTGCCGGACATCTCGACGCTTTCTACTCAAATCCTGACAATGCCCACATTGCCGTCATGTCCGCGCTCTTCATAATCATGCTCCATCAGGCCGGTGAAACTCGGCGAGCGAACGAACTTCTCCTTGTGGAGCAGAAAAAAGCACTCAAGGGCAGATAGCTCGACCTGATCATTTGATGTCTCCGCGGGAGTGCCTCTGGCACAACGGATTAACTGTCTTCGCCAGCTTTGTTCCTAATGTATAACCCGGGTTGAGAATAGTGGAGTTTCTGAAAAGGGCCCCTCTGGTGTCCTTTTGTATTCTGTTCCTGTTGGGCATCCTTCTCCAGGACTTCTTCAAGGTTCCCTCCTTTTTTCTCGCAGTGGCGCTGGTAGTGCTGGCTTTCGTTTCCTGGGTTCTGAAGCGTTCAGGATACCTTCTCTCCGTTCTCTTGATGCTTACCGTGG
This window contains:
- a CDS encoding NAD+ synthase, which codes for FVDRRDSHLYNTAVVVQDGKYVAKYDKVLLPTYDVFDEDRYFESGKDCTPVSIMLSENEVRVGLQICEDLWDADYERKVTDEMVKAGAEIVINISASPFSEGKGLERMELIRSKVDSLGVPFLYCNMVGAQDELVFDGHSVAYDRKANLIAEGVQFEEEIVIVDLDNTTERPVEPLPYRREKELFDGLVLGVRDYFRKTGHRECVIGLSGGIDSALTACIATEALGRENVTCVSMPSPFNSKEGIDDLERLAKNLGVKLTTIRIDHLMAQYETALRKEFEGMRTDIAEQNIQARIRGNILMAISNKLGSLVLSTGNKTELALGYCTLYGDMSGGLAAINDLSKSDVYAVASWYNEHTGNEIIPPRILEKTPSAELAESQVDPFNYDVVSPLVDEIVEHHRNKTELVKMGYDPVLVDRINELLRRAEFKRRQAAPGLRVTSKAFGIGRRYPIVNHFKQE